The Sebastes umbrosus isolate fSebUmb1 chromosome 23, fSebUmb1.pri, whole genome shotgun sequence genome contains a region encoding:
- the cax1 gene encoding cation/H+ exchanger protein 1 isoform X1: protein MSYKKSSLIPADVENLRRRSAADSSENSVEPEQYHRFPRRQTQTDPHCVSSQHPELGTAQTPSPEASAHHFCHYTPKCFLTVHRGGQGTSRSTPSRYGEEVWHEGTTRTTIRADNEVEAHREANNYKFGFRKWKGNVTEKPIEDRSDIIKELYSDLSIVKPQGGSVVTFGNIIYVILFGWWISLIYFLICPVMFLTICGAPYGKLCFKMALYFLWPFGKSIEKAGEVVKRSYAKPPKCEVIPEERDSEDSRDKDAAPLLMSSPIPVVIPVPEPPARRVSKHWCRVGTYVWLLLGYPLLAVVHSLACVLSWLLVFTIPVAKINARTMTIVLLMAPEDVQIHRLEKTFGCETRVILCCYQAFNVYYYKYTVQGINIFALNLLPLVFITLIIGYSDREHKFCSAETKFATAISSIIPLSYYIGMGIASISAQSNFAVGAVVNATFGSITEMTFYITALLQGHNAGTKCYEEVVKAALTGTLLGCILFVPGICMIIGGIKHREQRFNSRSAGVSSALLFISVGGVFAPTLFSKTFGNLVCESCANVPGNGSVPFICKDCHYDTSEADPQMLSHIEPLVYTISVLLPAAYLIGLIFTLKTHSHIYDIHISDGQGGHAHGGQYAQEGTSKYPPTGEVSTGPLGVANTCINASIVSTSHVATGHHVVHWSRFRALVVLILATILMACCADLSTENIEPMLTHSTISQYFIGVTVLAMVPELPEIVNGIQFALQNNISLSLEVGSCIAVQVCMIQIPLLILFNAFYDVGFVLVFSDIHLWASIFSVILVNYIFMDGKCDYFQGTALVVVYLILLALYFFAPSPRSC from the exons atgtCGTACAAGAAGTCTTCACTGATCCCAGCTGATGTGGAGAACCTGCGAAGAAGATCCGCAGCTGACTCCTCAG AGAACTCTGTAGAACCTGAACAGTATCACCGGTTTCCACGGCGACAGACCCAAACTGATCCACACTGTGTCAGCTCCCAGCATCCAGAGCTCGGCACGGCGCAGACGCCCTCCCCAGAAGCTTCTGCCCACCACTTCTGCCACTACACACCCAAATGTTTCCTCACTGTCCACAGAG GAGGACAAGGCACCTCCCGATCTACTCCGTCTCGGTACGGAGAAGAGGTTTGGCATGAAGGCACCACAAGGACCACGATCAGAGCTGACAACGAGGTGGAGGCACACAGGGAAGCCAACAACTACAAG tttgGCTTCAGAAAGTGGAAGGGCAATGTAACGGAGAAACCCATTGAAGACCGATCAGACATCATCAAGGAGCTCTACTCTGATCTGAGCATTGTTAAGCCTCAAGGag gCTCAGTGGTCACCTTTGGGAACATCatttatgtcattttatttgGATGGTGGATATCTTTAATCTACTTCCTCATTTGTCCTGTAATGTTTCTAACAATCTGCGGTGCCCCGTACG GCAAACTTTGTTTTAAGATGGCGTTGTACTTTCTTTGGCCATTTGGGAAGTCGATAGAAAAG GCTGGTGAGGTAGTCAAGAGATCCTATGCGAAGCCTCCAAAGTGTGAGGTCATTCCTGAAGAGAGGGACAGTGAAGACAGTAGGGACAAGGACGCCGCGCCCCTGCTGATGTCTTCTCCAATCCCTGTTGTGATCCCTGTCCCAGAACCACCAGCTAGAAGAGTTTCAAAGCACTGG TGTCGCGTCGGCACTTATGTTTGGCTGTTGCTGGGTTACCCCCTCCTGGCCGTGGTCCACTCCCTGGCCTGTGTGCTCTCCTGGCTGCTGGTCTTCACTATACCTGTCGCCAAGATAAACGCTCGCACAATGACCATTGTCCTCCTCATGGCGCCAGAGGACGTTCAGATTCACAGACTGGAAAAG ACATTTGGGTGTGAGACCAGAGTCATCTTATGCTGTTATCAAGCTTTCAACGTGTATTATTACAAATACACTGTCCAAGGAATCAACATTTTTGCTCTCA ACCTACTTCCCCTGGTGTTTATCACTCTCATTATTGGCTATAGTGACCGTGAACACAAGTTCTGCAGCGCGGAGACCAAGTTTGCCACGGCCATCTCTTCCATCATTCCTCTCTCCTACTATATTGGCATGGGTATAGCCAG CATCTCTGCACAGAGTAACTTCGCAGTGGGAGCGGTGGTGAACGCGACGTTCGGCTCCATCACGGAGATGACGTTCTACATCACGGCACTGCTGCAGGGACACAACGCCGGCACCAAATGTTATGAAGAGGTCGTTAAAGCGGCGCTCACTGGGACCTTGCTCGGGTGTATACTGTTCGTACCT GGTATCTGTATGATCATCGGGGGCATTAAACACAGGGAGCAGAGATTCAACAGTCGGTCAGCTGGAGTGAGCTCGGCTTTGCTCTTCATATCTGTAGGAG GTGTGTTCGCTCCCACCCTCTTCTCAAAGACCTTCGGTAATCTGGTGTGTGAAAGCTGCGCCAATGTTCCAGGCAATGGCAGCGTACCCTTCATCTGCAAGGATTGTCACTACGACACG agTGAAGCTGACCCCCAGATGCTGTCCCATATTGA GCCCCTGGTGTACACGATTTCagtgctgctgcctgctgcatACCTGATCGGCCTCATCTTCACACTGAAAACCCACTCCCACATCTATGATATCCACATCAGCGATGGTCAAGGGGGCCATGCGCACGGTGGTCAGTATGCACAAGAGGGTACCAGCAAATATCCCCCCACTGGTGAGGTCTCCACTGGCCCTCTCGGCGTAGCCAACACATGTATCAATGCCAGCATTGTTTCCACCAGCCACGTTGccacag GTCACCATGTAGTCCACTGGTCCCGGTTTCGGGCTCTTGTAGTTCTGATCCTTGCCACAATTTTGATGGCCTGCTGCGCTGACCTCAGCACGGAGAACATTGAACCCATGCTGACTCATTCCACCATCTCCCAG TACTTCATCGGTGTCACAGTGTTGGCCATGGTGCCAGAGCTTCCTGAGATTGTCAACGGGATCCAATTTGCACTGCAGAACAACATCAGCCTGAG CCTTGAAGTGGGCAGTTGCATCGCTGTGCAGGTCTGCATGATTCAGATTCCACTGCTCATACTCTTCAATGCCTTCTAT gatGTTGGATTTGTGCTCGTGTTCAGTGATATTCATCTGTGGGCCAGCATCTTCAGTGTCATTCTGGTCAATTACATCTTCATGGATGGAAAATGTGACTACTTTCAGG GCACTGCTCTAGTGGTGGTCTACCTCATCCTTTTGGCCCTTTACTTCTTTGCTCCTTCTCCACGCTCTTGTTGA
- the cax1 gene encoding cation/H+ exchanger protein 1 isoform X2 has translation MSYKKSSLIPADVENLRRRSAADSSENSVEPEQYHRFPRRQTQTDPHCVSSQHPELGTAQTPSPEASAHHFCHYTPKCFLTVHRGGQGTSRSTPSRYGEEVWHEGTTRTTIRADNEVEAHREANNYKFGFRKWKGNVTEKPIEDRSDIIKELYSDLSIVKPQGGSVVTFGNIIYVILFGWWISLIYFLICPVMFLTICGAPYGKLCFKMALYFLWPFGKSIEKAGEVVKRSYAKPPKCEVIPEERDSEDSRDKDAAPLLMSSPIPVVIPVPEPPARRVSKHWCRVGTYVWLLLGYPLLAVVHSLACVLSWLLVFTIPVAKINARTMTIVLLMAPEDVQIHRLEKTFGCETRVILCCYQAFNVYYYKYTVQGINIFALNLLPLVFITLIIGYSDREHKFCSAETKFATAISSIIPLSYYIGMGIASISAQSNFAVGAVVNATFGSITEMTFYITALLQGHNAGTKCYEEVVKAALTGTLLGCILFVPGICMIIGGIKHREQRFNSRSAGVSSALLFISVGGVFAPTLFSKTFGNLVCESCANVPGNGSVPFICKDCHYDTSEADPQMLSHIEPLVYTISVLLPAAYLIGLIFTLKTHSHIYDIHISDGQGGHAHGGHHVVHWSRFRALVVLILATILMACCADLSTENIEPMLTHSTISQYFIGVTVLAMVPELPEIVNGIQFALQNNISLSLEVGSCIAVQVCMIQIPLLILFNAFYDVGFVLVFSDIHLWASIFSVILVNYIFMDGKCDYFQGTALVVVYLILLALYFFAPSPRSC, from the exons atgtCGTACAAGAAGTCTTCACTGATCCCAGCTGATGTGGAGAACCTGCGAAGAAGATCCGCAGCTGACTCCTCAG AGAACTCTGTAGAACCTGAACAGTATCACCGGTTTCCACGGCGACAGACCCAAACTGATCCACACTGTGTCAGCTCCCAGCATCCAGAGCTCGGCACGGCGCAGACGCCCTCCCCAGAAGCTTCTGCCCACCACTTCTGCCACTACACACCCAAATGTTTCCTCACTGTCCACAGAG GAGGACAAGGCACCTCCCGATCTACTCCGTCTCGGTACGGAGAAGAGGTTTGGCATGAAGGCACCACAAGGACCACGATCAGAGCTGACAACGAGGTGGAGGCACACAGGGAAGCCAACAACTACAAG tttgGCTTCAGAAAGTGGAAGGGCAATGTAACGGAGAAACCCATTGAAGACCGATCAGACATCATCAAGGAGCTCTACTCTGATCTGAGCATTGTTAAGCCTCAAGGag gCTCAGTGGTCACCTTTGGGAACATCatttatgtcattttatttgGATGGTGGATATCTTTAATCTACTTCCTCATTTGTCCTGTAATGTTTCTAACAATCTGCGGTGCCCCGTACG GCAAACTTTGTTTTAAGATGGCGTTGTACTTTCTTTGGCCATTTGGGAAGTCGATAGAAAAG GCTGGTGAGGTAGTCAAGAGATCCTATGCGAAGCCTCCAAAGTGTGAGGTCATTCCTGAAGAGAGGGACAGTGAAGACAGTAGGGACAAGGACGCCGCGCCCCTGCTGATGTCTTCTCCAATCCCTGTTGTGATCCCTGTCCCAGAACCACCAGCTAGAAGAGTTTCAAAGCACTGG TGTCGCGTCGGCACTTATGTTTGGCTGTTGCTGGGTTACCCCCTCCTGGCCGTGGTCCACTCCCTGGCCTGTGTGCTCTCCTGGCTGCTGGTCTTCACTATACCTGTCGCCAAGATAAACGCTCGCACAATGACCATTGTCCTCCTCATGGCGCCAGAGGACGTTCAGATTCACAGACTGGAAAAG ACATTTGGGTGTGAGACCAGAGTCATCTTATGCTGTTATCAAGCTTTCAACGTGTATTATTACAAATACACTGTCCAAGGAATCAACATTTTTGCTCTCA ACCTACTTCCCCTGGTGTTTATCACTCTCATTATTGGCTATAGTGACCGTGAACACAAGTTCTGCAGCGCGGAGACCAAGTTTGCCACGGCCATCTCTTCCATCATTCCTCTCTCCTACTATATTGGCATGGGTATAGCCAG CATCTCTGCACAGAGTAACTTCGCAGTGGGAGCGGTGGTGAACGCGACGTTCGGCTCCATCACGGAGATGACGTTCTACATCACGGCACTGCTGCAGGGACACAACGCCGGCACCAAATGTTATGAAGAGGTCGTTAAAGCGGCGCTCACTGGGACCTTGCTCGGGTGTATACTGTTCGTACCT GGTATCTGTATGATCATCGGGGGCATTAAACACAGGGAGCAGAGATTCAACAGTCGGTCAGCTGGAGTGAGCTCGGCTTTGCTCTTCATATCTGTAGGAG GTGTGTTCGCTCCCACCCTCTTCTCAAAGACCTTCGGTAATCTGGTGTGTGAAAGCTGCGCCAATGTTCCAGGCAATGGCAGCGTACCCTTCATCTGCAAGGATTGTCACTACGACACG agTGAAGCTGACCCCCAGATGCTGTCCCATATTGA GCCCCTGGTGTACACGATTTCagtgctgctgcctgctgcatACCTGATCGGCCTCATCTTCACACTGAAAACCCACTCCCACATCTATGATATCCACATCAGCGATGGTCAAGGGGGCCATGCGCACGGTG GTCACCATGTAGTCCACTGGTCCCGGTTTCGGGCTCTTGTAGTTCTGATCCTTGCCACAATTTTGATGGCCTGCTGCGCTGACCTCAGCACGGAGAACATTGAACCCATGCTGACTCATTCCACCATCTCCCAG TACTTCATCGGTGTCACAGTGTTGGCCATGGTGCCAGAGCTTCCTGAGATTGTCAACGGGATCCAATTTGCACTGCAGAACAACATCAGCCTGAG CCTTGAAGTGGGCAGTTGCATCGCTGTGCAGGTCTGCATGATTCAGATTCCACTGCTCATACTCTTCAATGCCTTCTAT gatGTTGGATTTGTGCTCGTGTTCAGTGATATTCATCTGTGGGCCAGCATCTTCAGTGTCATTCTGGTCAATTACATCTTCATGGATGGAAAATGTGACTACTTTCAGG GCACTGCTCTAGTGGTGGTCTACCTCATCCTTTTGGCCCTTTACTTCTTTGCTCCTTCTCCACGCTCTTGTTGA
- the klhdc10 gene encoding kelch domain-containing protein 10 isoform X2 yields MSDTEGGRSPDQLNRFMKLTHRPPHAHRMPPARSGHRCVADNTNLYVFGGYNPDYDESGGSENEDYPLFRELWRYHFATGCWQQIRTEGYMPTELASMSAVLHGNNLLVFGGTGIPFGENNGNDVHVCNVKYKRWSLLNCRGKKPNRIYGQAMVIINGFLYVFGGTTGYIYSTDLHRLDLTTREWIHLKPNNPPDDLPEERYRHEIAHDGQRIYILGGGTSWTSYPLDKIHAYNLETNSWEEITTKPHDKIGYPAPRRCHSCVQIRNDVFICGGYNGELILADLWKINLQTFQWSKLPAVMPEPAYFHCAAVTPAGCMYIHGGVVNIHENKRTGSLFKIWLAGPSLLELCWEKLLKAFPHLTSLPTMQLLNLGLTQELIERLK; encoded by the exons ATGTCTGACACTGAAGGAGGTCGCAGTCCAGACCAGCTGAACAGATTCATGAAGCTGACACACAGGCCGCCGCACG CTCATCGTATGCCCCCCGCCCGCAGTGGGCATCGCTGCGTCGCTGACAACACTAACCTGTACGTGTTTGGAGGGTACAACCCTGACTACGACGAGTCGGGAGGCTCAGAGAACGAAGACTATCCGCTCTTTAGGGAGCTTTGGAGGTACCACTTTGCCACTGGCTGCTGGCAGCAGATTCGAACAGAGGGCTACATGCCCACAGAGCTGGCGTCTATGTCAG CTGTTTTGCACGGCAACAATCTCCTGGTGTTTGGCGGCACCGGGATCCCCTTCGGTGAAAATAATGGCAATGACGTACATGTTTGTAACGTGAAGTACAAGCGGTGGTCACTGCTCAACTGTCGGGGGAAGAAGCCCAACAGAATCTACGGACAG GCAATGGTCATTATAAACGGCTTCTTGTACGTGTTTGGAGGGACGACGGGTTACATCTACAGCACAGACCTGCACAGGCTGGACCTGACCACCAGGGAGTGGATCCACCTCAAGCCCAACAATCCTCCTGACGACCTGCCTGAGGAACG gtACAGGCATGAAATAGCACATGACGGACAGAGGATCTACATTCTGGGAGGAGGAACTTCCTGGACGTCTTACCCTCTGGACAAG ATACATGCTTACAATCTGGAGACCAATTCCTGGGAGGAGATTACAACTAAACCTCATGACAAAATAG GGTATCCTGCTCCTAGGAGATGCCATAGCTGTGTACAAATACGAAATG atgtatttatctgtggagGCTACAATGGGGAATTGATATTAGCCGATCTGTGGAAGATCAACTTGCAGACTTTCCAGTGGAGTAAACTACCAGCAGTGATGCCGGAGCCGGCCTACTTCCATTGTGCTGCTGTCACCCCA GCTGGCTGTATGTACATCCACGGCGGCGTGGTGAACATCCACGAGAACAAGAGAACTGGCTCTCTGTTTAAGATCTGGCTGGCTGGGCCCAGCCTGCTGGAGCTCTGCTGGGAGAAGCTCCTCAAGGCCTTTCCCCACCTGACTTCCCTCCCCACCATGCAGCTGCTCAACCTGGGCCTCACACAGGAACTCATTGAACGCTTGAAATAG
- the klhdc10 gene encoding kelch domain-containing protein 10 isoform X1 has product MSDTEGGRSPDQLNRFMKLTHRPPHGETLAAHRMPPARSGHRCVADNTNLYVFGGYNPDYDESGGSENEDYPLFRELWRYHFATGCWQQIRTEGYMPTELASMSAVLHGNNLLVFGGTGIPFGENNGNDVHVCNVKYKRWSLLNCRGKKPNRIYGQAMVIINGFLYVFGGTTGYIYSTDLHRLDLTTREWIHLKPNNPPDDLPEERYRHEIAHDGQRIYILGGGTSWTSYPLDKIHAYNLETNSWEEITTKPHDKIGYPAPRRCHSCVQIRNDVFICGGYNGELILADLWKINLQTFQWSKLPAVMPEPAYFHCAAVTPAGCMYIHGGVVNIHENKRTGSLFKIWLAGPSLLELCWEKLLKAFPHLTSLPTMQLLNLGLTQELIERLK; this is encoded by the exons ATGTCTGACACTGAAGGAGGTCGCAGTCCAGACCAGCTGAACAGATTCATGAAGCTGACACACAGGCCGCCGCACGGTGAGACGCTAGCAG CTCATCGTATGCCCCCCGCCCGCAGTGGGCATCGCTGCGTCGCTGACAACACTAACCTGTACGTGTTTGGAGGGTACAACCCTGACTACGACGAGTCGGGAGGCTCAGAGAACGAAGACTATCCGCTCTTTAGGGAGCTTTGGAGGTACCACTTTGCCACTGGCTGCTGGCAGCAGATTCGAACAGAGGGCTACATGCCCACAGAGCTGGCGTCTATGTCAG CTGTTTTGCACGGCAACAATCTCCTGGTGTTTGGCGGCACCGGGATCCCCTTCGGTGAAAATAATGGCAATGACGTACATGTTTGTAACGTGAAGTACAAGCGGTGGTCACTGCTCAACTGTCGGGGGAAGAAGCCCAACAGAATCTACGGACAG GCAATGGTCATTATAAACGGCTTCTTGTACGTGTTTGGAGGGACGACGGGTTACATCTACAGCACAGACCTGCACAGGCTGGACCTGACCACCAGGGAGTGGATCCACCTCAAGCCCAACAATCCTCCTGACGACCTGCCTGAGGAACG gtACAGGCATGAAATAGCACATGACGGACAGAGGATCTACATTCTGGGAGGAGGAACTTCCTGGACGTCTTACCCTCTGGACAAG ATACATGCTTACAATCTGGAGACCAATTCCTGGGAGGAGATTACAACTAAACCTCATGACAAAATAG GGTATCCTGCTCCTAGGAGATGCCATAGCTGTGTACAAATACGAAATG atgtatttatctgtggagGCTACAATGGGGAATTGATATTAGCCGATCTGTGGAAGATCAACTTGCAGACTTTCCAGTGGAGTAAACTACCAGCAGTGATGCCGGAGCCGGCCTACTTCCATTGTGCTGCTGTCACCCCA GCTGGCTGTATGTACATCCACGGCGGCGTGGTGAACATCCACGAGAACAAGAGAACTGGCTCTCTGTTTAAGATCTGGCTGGCTGGGCCCAGCCTGCTGGAGCTCTGCTGGGAGAAGCTCCTCAAGGCCTTTCCCCACCTGACTTCCCTCCCCACCATGCAGCTGCTCAACCTGGGCCTCACACAGGAACTCATTGAACGCTTGAAATAG